A genomic window from Haliaeetus albicilla chromosome 10, bHalAlb1.1, whole genome shotgun sequence includes:
- the PRPF3 gene encoding U4/U6 small nuclear ribonucleoprotein Prp3 isoform X2: MLTKLQIKQMMEAATRQIEERKKQLSFISPPTPQPKISSSSQSERLPIGNTIQPSQAATFMNDAIEKARKAAELQARIQAQLALKPGLIGNANMVGLANLHAMGIAPPKVELKDQTKPTPLILDEQGRTVDATGKEIELTHRMPTLKANIRAVKREQFKQQLKEKPSEDMESNTYFDPRVSITPAQRQKRTFKFHEKGKFEKIAQRLRTKAQLEKLQAEISQAARKTGIHTSTKLALITPKKELKEGEIPEIEWWDSYIIPNGLDLKGGTSSKRDEYFGITNLVEHPAQLNPPVDSDTPVTLGVYLTKKEQKKLRRQTRREAQKELQEKVRLGLMPPPEPKVRISNLMRVLGTEAVQDPTKVEAHVRAQMAKRQKAHEEANAARKLTAEQRKAKKVKKLKEDVSQGVHIAVYRVRNLSNPAKKFKIEANAGQLYLTGVVVLHKDVNVVVVEGGPKAQKKFKRLMLHRIKWDEQTSNTKGEDDDESDEESVKKTNKCSLVWEGTAKDRSFGEMKFKQCPTENMAREHFKKHGAEHYWDLALSESVLESTD; encoded by the exons ATGCTGACCAAGCTACAG aTCAAACAGATGATGGAGGCAGCCACACGGCAGattgaagagaggaaaaagcagctgagTTTTATCAGTCCTCCGACACCACAG ccaaaaatttcttcttcatcCCAATCGGAACGTCTTCCCATCGGCAACACGATCCAGCCCTCCCAGGCAGCAACGTTCATGAACGATGCCATTGAGAAGGCCAggaaggctgcagagctgcaggccCGAATCCAGGCTCAGCTGGCCTTGAAACCGGGGCTCATTGGCAACGCCAACATGGTGGGGCTGGCCAACCTACACGCAATGGGGATCGCGCCGCC GAAAGTGGAGCTGAAGGATCAGACAAAGCCAACGCCACTGATCTTGGATGAGCAAGGCCGAACTGTTGATGCGACTGGTAAAGAGATTGAGTTGACTCACCGCATGCCAACCCTAAAAGCAAACATCAGAGCTGTGAAGAGAGAGCAGTTCAAACAACAGCTTAAAGAAAAGCCCTCGGAAGATATGGAGTCGAACACTTACTTTGACCCCCGGGTCTCCATAACCCCAGCCCAGCGTCAGAAACGCACCTTTAAGTTCcatgaaaaaggcaaatttgAGAAAATTGCCCAGAGGTTGCGAACGAAG GCTCAACTAGAAAAACTGCAGGCAGAGATCTCACAGGCTGCCAGGAAGACAGGGATACACACTTCCACCAAGTTGGCTCTTATTACCCCAAAGAAGGAGCTCAAAGAGGGGGAGATCCCAGAGATAGAGTGGTGGGACTCCTACATCATCCCTAATGGCCTTGACTT AAAAGGTGGAACATCTTCAAAGAGAGACGAGTACTTTGGGATCACAAACCTCGTGGAGCACCCAGCACAGCTCAACCCACCAG TGGACAGTGACACACCAGTGACCCTGGGTGTTTATTTAACtaagaaagagcagaagaaattaCGGCGACAGACTCGGAGAGAAGCCCAGAAGGAGCTGCAAGAGAAAGTCAGGCTGGGCCTGATGCCACCACCAGAGCCCAAAG TAAGAATTTCAAACTTGATGCGAGTACTGGGGACAGAAGCTGTTCAGGACCCAACAAAAGTCGAAGCTCACGTTAGAGCGCAGATGGCGAAGAGACAGAA AGCTCATGAAGAAGCAAATGCTGCAAGAAAGCTCACAGCAGAACAGCGAAAAGCGAAGAAGgttaaaaagctgaaagaagacGTGTCACAGGGAGTTCACATAGCTGTGTACAG GGTCAGAAACTTGAGCAATCcagcaaaaaaattcaaaatcgAGGCGAACGCTGGCCAGCTGTACTTAACAGGCGTGGTGGTTTTACACAAAGATGTCAACGTGGTCGTGGTAGAAGGAG GTCcgaaagcacagaagaaattcAAACGTCTTATGCTTCACCGAATAAAATGGGATGAGCAAACATCAAACACAAAGGGAGAGG atgatgaTGAGTCTGATGAGGAGTctgttaagaaaacaaacaaatgctcTCTGGTTTGGGAG GGCACAGCAAAAGACCGCAGCTTTGGCGAAATGAAATTTAAGCAGTGCCCCACGGAGAACATGGCACGGGAGCACTTTAAGAAGCACGGCGCGGAGCATTACTGGGACCTGGCTCTCAGCGAGTCCGTGCTGGAGTCCACAGACTGA
- the PRPF3 gene encoding U4/U6 small nuclear ribonucleoprotein Prp3 isoform X1, with the protein MSLSKRELDELKPWIEKTVKRVLGFSEPTVVTAALNCVGKGMDKKKAADHLKPFLDDSTLRFVDKLFEAVEEGRSSRHSKSNSDRNRKRELKDVFGDDSEVSKESSGVKKRRIPRFEEVEDEPEVIPGPPSESPGMLTKLQIKQMMEAATRQIEERKKQLSFISPPTPQPKISSSSQSERLPIGNTIQPSQAATFMNDAIEKARKAAELQARIQAQLALKPGLIGNANMVGLANLHAMGIAPPKVELKDQTKPTPLILDEQGRTVDATGKEIELTHRMPTLKANIRAVKREQFKQQLKEKPSEDMESNTYFDPRVSITPAQRQKRTFKFHEKGKFEKIAQRLRTKAQLEKLQAEISQAARKTGIHTSTKLALITPKKELKEGEIPEIEWWDSYIIPNGLDLKGGTSSKRDEYFGITNLVEHPAQLNPPVDSDTPVTLGVYLTKKEQKKLRRQTRREAQKELQEKVRLGLMPPPEPKVRISNLMRVLGTEAVQDPTKVEAHVRAQMAKRQKAHEEANAARKLTAEQRKAKKVKKLKEDVSQGVHIAVYRVRNLSNPAKKFKIEANAGQLYLTGVVVLHKDVNVVVVEGGPKAQKKFKRLMLHRIKWDEQTSNTKGEDDDESDEESVKKTNKCSLVWEGTAKDRSFGEMKFKQCPTENMAREHFKKHGAEHYWDLALSESVLESTD; encoded by the exons ATGTCACTCTCCAAAAGGGAATTGGATGAGCTGAAACCATGGATCGAGAAGACAGTGAAGCGAGTCCTGGGGTTCTCGGAGCCCACTGTGGTCACTGCAGCACTGAACTGCGTCGGGAAGGGCATGGACAAAAAGAAAGCAGCCG ACCACCTCAAACCCTTTCTTGACGATTCCACCCTGCGATTTGTGGACAAGCTCTTTGAAGCAGTGGAGGAAGGCCGAAGCTCCAGGCACTCCAAATCCAACAGCGACCGGAACCGGAAGCGAGAGCTGAAG GATGTGTTTGGCGATGACTCTGAGGTATCCAAGGAATCTTCTGGTGTCAAGAAGCGGCGCATACCACGATTCGAGGAAGTGGAGGATGAGCCTGAGGTCATTCCAGGCCCACCGTCAGAGAGCCCTGGGATGCTGACCAAGCTACAG aTCAAACAGATGATGGAGGCAGCCACACGGCAGattgaagagaggaaaaagcagctgagTTTTATCAGTCCTCCGACACCACAG ccaaaaatttcttcttcatcCCAATCGGAACGTCTTCCCATCGGCAACACGATCCAGCCCTCCCAGGCAGCAACGTTCATGAACGATGCCATTGAGAAGGCCAggaaggctgcagagctgcaggccCGAATCCAGGCTCAGCTGGCCTTGAAACCGGGGCTCATTGGCAACGCCAACATGGTGGGGCTGGCCAACCTACACGCAATGGGGATCGCGCCGCC GAAAGTGGAGCTGAAGGATCAGACAAAGCCAACGCCACTGATCTTGGATGAGCAAGGCCGAACTGTTGATGCGACTGGTAAAGAGATTGAGTTGACTCACCGCATGCCAACCCTAAAAGCAAACATCAGAGCTGTGAAGAGAGAGCAGTTCAAACAACAGCTTAAAGAAAAGCCCTCGGAAGATATGGAGTCGAACACTTACTTTGACCCCCGGGTCTCCATAACCCCAGCCCAGCGTCAGAAACGCACCTTTAAGTTCcatgaaaaaggcaaatttgAGAAAATTGCCCAGAGGTTGCGAACGAAG GCTCAACTAGAAAAACTGCAGGCAGAGATCTCACAGGCTGCCAGGAAGACAGGGATACACACTTCCACCAAGTTGGCTCTTATTACCCCAAAGAAGGAGCTCAAAGAGGGGGAGATCCCAGAGATAGAGTGGTGGGACTCCTACATCATCCCTAATGGCCTTGACTT AAAAGGTGGAACATCTTCAAAGAGAGACGAGTACTTTGGGATCACAAACCTCGTGGAGCACCCAGCACAGCTCAACCCACCAG TGGACAGTGACACACCAGTGACCCTGGGTGTTTATTTAACtaagaaagagcagaagaaattaCGGCGACAGACTCGGAGAGAAGCCCAGAAGGAGCTGCAAGAGAAAGTCAGGCTGGGCCTGATGCCACCACCAGAGCCCAAAG TAAGAATTTCAAACTTGATGCGAGTACTGGGGACAGAAGCTGTTCAGGACCCAACAAAAGTCGAAGCTCACGTTAGAGCGCAGATGGCGAAGAGACAGAA AGCTCATGAAGAAGCAAATGCTGCAAGAAAGCTCACAGCAGAACAGCGAAAAGCGAAGAAGgttaaaaagctgaaagaagacGTGTCACAGGGAGTTCACATAGCTGTGTACAG GGTCAGAAACTTGAGCAATCcagcaaaaaaattcaaaatcgAGGCGAACGCTGGCCAGCTGTACTTAACAGGCGTGGTGGTTTTACACAAAGATGTCAACGTGGTCGTGGTAGAAGGAG GTCcgaaagcacagaagaaattcAAACGTCTTATGCTTCACCGAATAAAATGGGATGAGCAAACATCAAACACAAAGGGAGAGG atgatgaTGAGTCTGATGAGGAGTctgttaagaaaacaaacaaatgctcTCTGGTTTGGGAG GGCACAGCAAAAGACCGCAGCTTTGGCGAAATGAAATTTAAGCAGTGCCCCACGGAGAACATGGCACGGGAGCACTTTAAGAAGCACGGCGCGGAGCATTACTGGGACCTGGCTCTCAGCGAGTCCGTGCTGGAGTCCACAGACTGA